Below is a window of Pseudomonas monteilii DNA.
GCCGTACTACAACAAGCCGACCCAGGAAGGCCTGTACCAGCACTTCAAGCACGTCGCCGAAGCCGTCGACATCCCGCAGATCCTCTACAACGTGCCGGGCCGTACCTCCTGCGACATGCAGGCCGAGACGGTGATCCGCCTGTCGAGCGTGCCGAACATCATCGGCATCAAGGAAGCCACCGGCGACCTGGCCCGCGCCAAGGCGATCCTCGACGGCGTCAGCAAGGACTTCCTGGTGATGTCCGGCGACGACCCGACGGCGGTCGAGCTGATGCTGCTGGGCGGCAAGGGCAACATTTCGGTGACCGCCAACGTCGCCCCGCGCGAAATGGCCGACCTCTGCGAGGCTGCACTCGCCGGCGATGCCGAAAAGGCCCGCGCCATCAATGACCGACTCATGCCGCTGCACAAGCAGCTGTTCGTCGAAGCCAACCCGATCCCGGTGAAGTGGGCGCTGGCCGAAATGGGCCGCATGCACACCGGCATCCGCCTGCCGCTGACCTGGCTGAGCGATTCCCAACACGACGTCGTCCGCCAGGCCCTGCGCCAGTGCGGCGTACTGGCTTAATCGAGGAAGTACCCCGCATGAAGCGACTGGCTGGTCTTACCACCCTTGCCCTGATCATCTCCAGCACCAGCGGTTGCGGCTGGCTCTGGGGCGAGGACGGCTATTTCCGTGACCGTGGCAGCGATTACCTGCAAGCGCGCCAGCAGGCGCCGATGCAGCTCCCGCAGGACGCCACCCACGTCAAGCGTCTCGATCCGTTGCTGCCGATCCCGCGCAACGTCGCCGACGACAATGCCACCGGCGAATTCGAAGTCCCGCGTCCGCAGTCGCTGTCGGTGGCCGGCGCAGCCAGCGACTATTCCCTGCAGCGCAGCGGTGCCAACCGCTGGGTACTGGCCCAGCACGCCCCGGCCGAAGTCTGGCCGCTGGCGCGCCAGTTCTTCGAGGACAACGGCCTGCGCATCGCCGAAGAGCGTCCGCAAACTGGCGAGCTGAGCAGCACCTGGCAGCGTTTCGACGAACTGTCCGCTGCCCTCGGTCAGCGCCTGGCCAGCAGTGCCAGCAGCCGCGACAACGAAGTGCGCATCCGTGTGCGTGTCGAGCCCGGCGTGCAACGCAACACCAGCGAAATCTACGTGGTCAGCGCCGAGCGTCCTGCTGGCAGCAGCGAGGACGTGGACTTCCCGTCCAGCTCGAACAACCCTGGCGCCGACGCGCTGCTGGTCGACCAGTTGCTCGCCAGCATGAACCGTTCGGCCGAGCAGGGCGGTTCGGTGTCGCTGCTCGCCGAACGCGACTTCGACACCCCGAGCCGCGTGAGCCTGACCGAAGACGGCAGCGGCAACCCGGTGCTGAACCTGGGCGCCGACCTGGATCGCGCCTGGTCGAGCGTCGGTCGTGCGCTGGAGCAGGGCGAGTGGCGCGTCGAAGACGTCAACCGCAGCCTGGGCCTG
It encodes the following:
- a CDS encoding 4-hydroxy-tetrahydrodipicolinate synthase, translating into MIAGSMVALVTPMDAHGHLDWDSLGKLVDFHLDNGTHAIVAVGTTGESATLDVEEHIQVIEFVVKRVQGRIPVIAGTGANSTREAVHLTQNAKNAGADACLLVVPYYNKPTQEGLYQHFKHVAEAVDIPQILYNVPGRTSCDMQAETVIRLSSVPNIIGIKEATGDLARAKAILDGVSKDFLVMSGDDPTAVELMLLGGKGNISVTANVAPREMADLCEAALAGDAEKARAINDRLMPLHKQLFVEANPIPVKWALAEMGRMHTGIRLPLTWLSDSQHDVVRQALRQCGVLA